One genomic window of Gracilinema caldarium DSM 7334 includes the following:
- the csrA gene encoding carbon storage regulator CsrA, whose amino-acid sequence MLILSRKINEKIMIGDDISVSVIEIRGDQVKLGVEAPRTVKVFRQEVFDAIRTENKAAAESVPVLPALELLNKSKTET is encoded by the coding sequence ATGCTGATCCTTTCCCGCAAAATTAATGAAAAAATCATGATTGGGGACGACATTTCTGTGTCGGTGATTGAAATTCGCGGTGATCAGGTGAAACTTGGCGTGGAAGCCCCCCGAACAGTGAAGGTGTTCAGGCAGGAAGTATTTGATGCAATCCGGACTGAAAATAAGGCTGCAGCGGAATCGGTGCCGGTTTTACCAGCCTTAGAGCTTTTAAACAAAAGCAAAACGGAAACTTGA
- the flgK gene encoding flagellar hook-associated protein FlgK has protein sequence MQSTFTGVEIGKRSMVAHQTGMTTIGHNLSNASTEGYSRQRVEFSPFEPIYLPGLNREETPGQIGQGTVVERIQRVRDELLDKRIIAQGSGEGYWDTRDKYVLQLERLYNEPADVSIRGRMDAFWDAWQELSLHPADSAPRKAVIERGKTLIDSIKERYKGLTSLQNMAEEDIQGTVKRVNELSRQIAGLNEQIQKIKAQGDNPNDLYDRRDLLVEKLSSIIDITTDYRDPDEFIIHTAGNVLVQGRIGRQFDLVSGIDTEGFSHVVWKESGEEAHFASGSLKALIEMRDVTLRNEIQSLDSMTMNFIDLVNEAHRPGYGTNGKTGLDFFTEHPFVTNVAGNYDRNGDGVYDATYIFRMTGQNKLDSRAQIGLEGTLSLSGQSGLVQVPYYATDTVADVVRRINNSGAEVVARLDREGRLTLKGTPAADPANPDFVIRHVEDSGRFLEGYAGLLQNRGPEGAFRWDQADSALQLQGTAADYAVAPIAHPSGWIEVNPALVKEPASIASGYGENGKPANPGNGEAALAIASIRNSDVMVGKLGTFDDYFADAVARVGLMGEQSDRALETQNLIMKQLKDMRDSISGVNIDEELSQMIKYQHGYAAAARFISTVNEMLDTIINRMGV, from the coding sequence ATGCAGTCAACCTTTACGGGAGTAGAAATTGGAAAACGTTCCATGGTTGCCCATCAAACCGGCATGACTACCATTGGCCATAACCTGTCAAATGCTTCCACTGAAGGCTATTCCCGTCAGCGGGTTGAATTTTCTCCCTTTGAGCCGATCTATCTTCCCGGCTTAAACCGGGAAGAAACTCCCGGCCAGATTGGTCAGGGAACGGTGGTTGAACGGATACAACGGGTCCGGGATGAGCTTCTTGATAAACGGATCATTGCTCAGGGAAGTGGTGAGGGCTATTGGGATACCCGGGACAAATATGTTCTGCAACTGGAACGGCTCTATAATGAGCCTGCAGATGTTTCAATCCGGGGGCGGATGGACGCCTTCTGGGATGCCTGGCAGGAACTTTCCCTGCATCCGGCGGATTCAGCGCCAAGAAAGGCGGTCATAGAACGGGGAAAGACCCTTATCGACAGCATAAAAGAACGATACAAGGGGCTTACAAGCCTGCAAAACATGGCCGAGGAAGATATCCAGGGTACGGTAAAGCGGGTCAATGAATTGTCCCGCCAAATTGCCGGCTTGAATGAACAAATTCAGAAAATAAAAGCCCAGGGAGATAATCCCAACGACCTCTATGACCGGCGGGACCTCCTGGTAGAAAAGCTTTCCTCAATTATCGATATCACCACCGATTACCGGGATCCGGATGAGTTTATCATCCATACCGCTGGCAATGTGCTGGTTCAGGGGCGGATCGGCCGGCAGTTCGATCTAGTCTCTGGGATTGATACGGAAGGCTTTTCCCATGTGGTCTGGAAGGAATCCGGTGAAGAAGCCCATTTTGCAAGCGGCAGCCTCAAGGCCCTTATCGAAATGCGGGATGTTACCCTGAGAAACGAAATCCAAAGCCTGGACTCAATGACCATGAATTTTATCGATCTGGTTAACGAAGCCCATCGCCCGGGGTATGGTACCAACGGTAAAACCGGACTCGATTTCTTTACCGAGCACCCCTTTGTTACCAATGTGGCGGGTAACTATGACCGCAACGGCGATGGGGTCTATGACGCTACCTACATTTTCCGGATGACCGGCCAGAATAAACTGGACAGCCGGGCCCAGATTGGTCTTGAAGGTACTTTAAGCCTTTCCGGCCAGAGCGGTCTTGTTCAGGTTCCCTATTATGCGACCGACACGGTGGCCGATGTGGTCCGCCGGATCAATAATTCCGGTGCTGAAGTGGTGGCACGGCTGGACCGGGAAGGGCGGCTTACGCTGAAAGGAACCCCCGCCGCAGATCCGGCAAATCCGGATTTTGTTATTCGGCATGTGGAAGACTCAGGCCGTTTCCTCGAAGGCTATGCGGGGCTCCTCCAGAACCGGGGCCCCGAGGGGGCCTTCCGCTGGGACCAGGCTGACAGTGCATTACAATTGCAGGGAACTGCTGCTGACTATGCGGTCGCCCCGATTGCCCATCCTTCGGGCTGGATCGAAGTAAACCCTGCGTTGGTCAAAGAACCCGCTTCCATCGCTTCCGGATACGGCGAAAATGGAAAGCCCGCAAATCCCGGTAATGGGGAGGCTGCCCTTGCCATAGCATCGATCAGGAATTCAGACGTGATGGTAGGAAAGCTCGGCACCTTCGATGACTATTTTGCCGATGCGGTTGCCCGGGTCGGCCTTATGGGAGAGCAGAGCGACCGAGCCCTGGAAACCCAGAATCTCATTATGAAGCAGCTTAAGGATATGCGGGACTCCATAAGCGGCGTTAATATTGATGAAGAGCTGTCTCAGATGATCAAGTACCAGCATGGATACGCCGCCGCGGCCCGGTTTATTTCGACAGTGAATGAAATGCTCGATACGATCATTAACCGCATGGGAGTGTAA
- the tsaE gene encoding tRNA (adenosine(37)-N6)-threonylcarbamoyltransferase complex ATPase subunit type 1 TsaE, which produces MEYITRTEDETIALGMRIGSVLTRGSVLALEGGLAAGKTTFTKGIAQSLGITEPVTSPTYTIISEYNGIYPLYHIDCYRLEGEEDAIAIGMDELIYGDGICVIEWSERIHSLLPEYTIRIVMKVLAEGERNIKITGPELEALL; this is translated from the coding sequence ATCGAATACATTACCCGGACCGAAGATGAAACCATCGCCTTAGGGATGCGGATTGGTAGCGTGCTTACAAGGGGATCGGTGCTTGCTCTTGAAGGGGGCCTTGCCGCTGGGAAAACAACCTTCACCAAAGGGATTGCCCAGAGCTTGGGTATTACAGAACCAGTTACAAGCCCTACCTATACGATTATAAGTGAATACAACGGTATATACCCCCTTTATCATATAGATTGCTACCGGCTCGAAGGTGAAGAAGATGCCATAGCAATAGGTATGGATGAATTGATATATGGGGATGGGATTTGTGTTATCGAATGGAGCGAACGAATACACAGTCTTCTGCCTGAATATACTATTAGAATTGTAATGAAGGTTCTTGCCGAGGGTGAACGCAACATTAAGATTACCGGTCCAGAACTCGAGGCTCTCTTATGA
- a CDS encoding flagellar hook-associated protein 3, with product MRRISTNMPNDDIQFRLRRHEQALSSIQAKMASQQKIQDLRDDPLGASHAVRYESYLARLQRFEQNTQYAQDHYKVVDGYLRQAQDIYQRIRELAVQGANGTYTKDDMKAMAVEVNELLKEVVQISNALGPDGKRLFAGDKAYTEPFRIVEGTPTNAGESMVVRVEYQGAGANRNAEIDENAYSNLDISGGEAFWAERMQIFSSYDATAYRVEKAGAFYIDGQRIEVKPGDTIGAIVAKINESPAPVKAYIDPTTKGLALEGTNPHLIRMEDEAGSTVLKDLGILRPTSDPAAPNWNPTARVSGGSAFDMIIRLRDTLLQGNAEVVGSQGIAGIDLALDNIGSRLAEVGSRQERAEMTWKRLNQQIPDVTANLASVSSLDFAQAATDLSMLEFAHKAALQTAAKINQHTLLDFLR from the coding sequence ATGAGACGAATCAGTACCAATATGCCCAATGATGATATCCAGTTCAGACTTCGCCGTCATGAACAGGCCCTCTCATCAATCCAGGCGAAAATGGCCAGCCAGCAGAAAATCCAGGATCTGCGGGACGACCCCCTCGGAGCAAGCCATGCGGTCCGCTATGAATCCTATCTGGCTCGCCTCCAGCGTTTTGAACAAAACACCCAATATGCCCAGGACCACTACAAGGTGGTCGATGGTTATTTACGGCAGGCCCAGGACATTTATCAGCGCATTCGGGAACTGGCTGTTCAGGGGGCTAACGGCACCTACACCAAGGATGACATGAAGGCCATGGCGGTGGAAGTCAATGAACTTTTAAAAGAGGTGGTTCAGATATCCAACGCCCTGGGACCCGATGGGAAACGGCTCTTTGCGGGGGACAAGGCCTATACCGAACCATTCCGGATTGTGGAAGGCACGCCGACCAATGCGGGTGAATCGATGGTGGTTCGGGTCGAATACCAGGGAGCCGGAGCAAACCGGAATGCAGAAATTGATGAAAATGCCTACAGCAATCTGGATATTTCTGGTGGAGAAGCCTTCTGGGCTGAACGAATGCAGATTTTTTCTTCCTATGATGCGACAGCTTATCGGGTTGAAAAGGCTGGCGCTTTTTATATTGATGGCCAACGAATAGAAGTGAAGCCTGGCGACACCATTGGTGCTATCGTTGCCAAAATTAACGAATCCCCTGCACCGGTCAAGGCCTATATAGATCCTACAACCAAAGGCCTGGCTTTGGAAGGCACTAATCCCCATCTCATCCGTATGGAAGATGAAGCAGGTTCGACAGTCCTTAAGGATCTGGGAATACTCCGGCCTACCAGCGATCCTGCTGCCCCTAACTGGAACCCCACAGCCCGGGTTTCAGGCGGTTCCGCCTTTGATATGATCATTCGGCTCAGGGATACCCTGTTGCAGGGTAATGCCGAAGTGGTCGGCAGTCAGGGTATTGCAGGAATCGACCTGGCTCTGGATAATATCGGAAGCAGACTTGCAGAGGTTGGCAGTCGGCAGGAACGGGCAGAGATGACCTGGAAACGGCTTAATCAGCAGATCCCCGATGTGACGGCGAATCTGGCTTCCGTCTCTTCTCTCGACTTTGCCCAGGCTGCTACGGATCTCAGTATGCTGGAATTTGCCCATAAAGCGGCATTACAAACCGCTGCTAAAATAAACCAGCACACGTTGCTGGACTTCTTACGTTAG
- the flgN gene encoding flagellar export chaperone FlgN, which produces MKTLDVTYTDTKVYECIALLQKEIALLERLAFAQDVVSQAVCSRDWTDIDALFKRLDEYNKEFDALEKDRSQLFIELSQALGFDQEKPGFYVLATRLDPENRRQMTDLYRRLKLDVLKIRLSNDTLQHYIATNRAVISEFLQAAFPDRKGKLYSRHGREIHAEMRSIVLDRSF; this is translated from the coding sequence ATGAAAACCCTCGATGTGACCTACACGGATACAAAAGTTTATGAATGTATTGCTTTGCTGCAGAAAGAAATTGCCCTTCTTGAACGTCTCGCATTCGCTCAGGATGTAGTAAGTCAGGCTGTATGTTCACGGGATTGGACCGATATAGATGCCCTCTTTAAAAGGCTTGATGAATATAATAAAGAATTTGATGCCCTTGAAAAGGATCGTTCCCAGTTGTTTATCGAATTAAGTCAAGCACTGGGGTTTGACCAAGAAAAACCAGGGTTTTACGTGCTGGCTACCCGGCTCGATCCAGAGAATCGCCGGCAAATGACCGACCTGTACCGTCGTCTTAAGCTTGATGTCCTTAAGATTCGGCTCTCCAATGATACACTACAGCACTATATCGCAACAAACCGGGCAGTCATTTCAGAATTTTTACAGGCTGCTTTCCCCGACCGGAAGGGAAAGCTCTATTCCCGCCATGGCAGGGAAATTCATGCGGAGATGCGCAGTATCGTTTTAGACCGCAGTTTTTAA
- a CDS encoding HD domain-containing phosphohydrolase, with protein sequence MNRNSNDPEDIADSLDSLESLEELSPQSEVLKHTFVSTSQDVPLVMRPFVNSIFPVLLINTDFRILYANGACNNLFTGYFYLQNSLFFDVFGKSLGTEALKDIRAAVLYGAHGYSWKGSIKTKTREAGTLQTKVYLFPIIQGNQAPDNFIVLFDDVTEENKKLLQSVFISLLEASKLKDNDTGKHIVRVNFYSERLAKELYNRPGYEEVDRDFIEDIGFLASMHDVGKIGTPDDILNKEGPLSDWEWTIMKEHTKNGAFILSTYPNPMAREIALNHHERWDGTGYPFQLEGEMIPLSARIVTIADVYDALRMKRSYKEAFDHNTSIEKMKAWRGKNFDPALFDIFMTIHGEFERIYADNTDEDET encoded by the coding sequence ATGAATCGAAATAGCAATGATCCAGAAGATATAGCAGATAGCCTTGATTCACTTGAATCGCTGGAAGAGTTATCACCTCAATCGGAAGTATTAAAACATACTTTTGTTTCCACATCCCAGGATGTACCGCTTGTCATGAGACCCTTTGTAAATAGTATTTTCCCCGTCCTGCTTATTAATACGGATTTCCGAATTCTTTATGCGAATGGTGCCTGTAACAATCTTTTTACCGGATATTTTTATCTTCAGAACAGCCTTTTTTTTGATGTGTTCGGTAAAAGTCTGGGAACAGAAGCCCTCAAAGATATCAGAGCAGCGGTTCTCTATGGAGCCCATGGGTATTCCTGGAAAGGCTCAATAAAAACAAAAACAAGGGAAGCGGGAACCCTCCAGACGAAGGTATACCTTTTCCCGATCATTCAGGGGAACCAAGCACCGGATAATTTTATCGTACTCTTCGACGATGTCACTGAGGAAAATAAGAAGCTCCTTCAAAGCGTCTTTATCAGCCTCTTGGAAGCATCTAAGCTGAAAGATAACGATACGGGGAAACATATTGTTCGGGTTAATTTTTATTCAGAGCGGCTGGCGAAAGAACTCTATAACCGTCCTGGCTATGAAGAGGTAGATCGGGATTTTATCGAAGATATTGGATTTCTTGCATCGATGCATGACGTGGGTAAAATCGGCACCCCCGATGATATTCTTAATAAAGAAGGGCCCCTCTCAGATTGGGAATGGACCATCATGAAGGAACACACAAAAAACGGCGCCTTCATTTTATCAACCTATCCTAACCCCATGGCCCGTGAAATTGCTCTCAATCACCATGAACGATGGGATGGCACGGGCTATCCCTTCCAGCTGGAAGGAGAAATGATCCCCCTCTCAGCCCGTATTGTAACAATCGCTGACGTCTATGATGCTCTACGGATGAAACGAAGCTACAAAGAGGCCTTTGATCACAATACAAGTATCGAAAAAATGAAAGCCTGGCGGGGTAAAAATTTTGACCCCGCTCTGTTTGACATTTTCATGACCATTCACGGTGAATTTGAACGGATTTATGCGGATAACACTGATGAGGATGAAACCTAA
- the tsaB gene encoding tRNA (adenosine(37)-N6)-threonylcarbamoyltransferase complex dimerization subunit type 1 TsaB, giving the protein MNILAIDTATDILSIALETNQGTWFIESDAGLHHSERLISMVDTLLIQSGTNKQDLNLLACMEGPGSFTGLRIGFATVKGMALALSIPFIAIPTLDCMAYGWEFWPGSVIPVIDAKKNCYFWAIYSRGHRISDYMDAPITDIVPYLASQKAPLPLLMTGSDATDVQELMVNNQLSPISPDQIVLDSWHRKGKAKELLVLAKKRFTIEGRGSSDSSGPVYIRKSDAELSRGVE; this is encoded by the coding sequence ATGAATATTCTCGCTATAGATACTGCAACAGATATCCTCTCAATTGCCCTTGAAACCAATCAGGGAACATGGTTCATAGAAAGTGATGCGGGCTTACACCATTCAGAACGGCTCATCTCGATGGTCGACACACTGCTCATACAAAGCGGTACGAACAAACAGGACCTGAACCTGCTTGCCTGTATGGAAGGACCCGGATCTTTTACGGGACTGAGAATTGGATTTGCCACAGTTAAAGGTATGGCTTTGGCTTTAAGTATTCCTTTTATTGCTATTCCAACACTGGATTGTATGGCCTATGGATGGGAATTCTGGCCCGGTTCGGTAATTCCAGTTATTGATGCAAAAAAAAATTGTTATTTTTGGGCGATCTATAGCAGGGGACACCGAATATCCGATTATATGGATGCACCTATTACCGATATAGTTCCATACCTAGCAAGCCAAAAAGCACCACTACCACTATTAATGACCGGGTCTGATGCCACAGATGTTCAAGAATTAATGGTTAACAACCAACTATCACCAATTTCCCCAGACCAGATTGTGCTAGATTCTTGGCACCGAAAGGGAAAAGCAAAAGAATTGCTTGTTTTAGCTAAAAAGAGGTTTACAATAGAAGGAAGAGGTAGTTCGGATTCATCAGGACCAGTATACATAAGAAAAAGTGATGCAGAGCTTTCTAGAGGTGTGGAATGA
- a CDS encoding flagellar brake protein has protein sequence MIFLLQSPYFKENDPRSMIIVLVIIVVFIIVMSTINIARNGIGKTSSKKGTSPRRFSKFALRRAATALGLNRDQINLLEWAFRTEGITDPEITLTNPTLLDKTFKHAFRAIEKGAETETIAEEQKSLLFSIRNRVEAVRSNTGKITSSRKLPDNMPATLTSPKGETYPVKIISAKGEELLVESPRSAVGTPIRLSRGAKIQLSFYSKSSQGYRMESRVIATIDTPRGPALQLAHSEKIEALPNRRFKRKQTHISCFFSLVRIEQRQVGRKIEKKTLVDDRRSLGTILDISAGGCAIKSAAALPPGNYLKIEFDDDHDRSHAALGRVIRTNKTGGIGGIMHIQFVKLPRKTLNTINALVFEYDQD, from the coding sequence ATGATCTTTTTGTTGCAATCGCCCTATTTCAAGGAAAATGATCCCAGAAGCATGATCATCGTTCTGGTTATTATTGTTGTCTTTATCATTGTGATGAGCACTATTAATATTGCCCGGAATGGAATTGGAAAAACCTCTAGTAAAAAGGGAACGAGCCCAAGAAGATTCAGTAAATTTGCCCTCCGTAGGGCTGCAACTGCTTTAGGGCTTAATCGTGATCAAATAAATCTTTTAGAATGGGCGTTTAGAACCGAAGGGATAACGGATCCTGAAATTACCCTTACTAATCCAACATTGCTTGATAAGACATTTAAACATGCATTCCGAGCTATTGAAAAAGGTGCAGAAACAGAAACCATAGCAGAGGAACAAAAATCTTTGCTGTTCTCAATTCGGAATCGGGTAGAGGCAGTACGGAGCAACACTGGAAAAATAACTTCTAGTAGGAAATTACCTGATAATATGCCCGCTACCCTTACCAGTCCTAAGGGGGAAACCTATCCGGTTAAAATTATATCTGCTAAAGGAGAAGAATTACTTGTAGAAAGCCCTCGCAGTGCGGTTGGAACTCCTATCCGCCTTTCAAGGGGTGCGAAGATACAGCTTTCATTCTATTCAAAGTCAAGCCAGGGTTACCGAATGGAAAGCAGAGTCATTGCGACTATTGATACTCCCCGAGGGCCAGCTCTACAATTAGCCCATTCAGAAAAAATAGAAGCCTTACCAAACCGGCGTTTTAAACGGAAACAAACCCATATCTCTTGTTTCTTTTCTTTAGTCAGAATAGAACAGCGGCAGGTTGGCAGAAAGATTGAAAAAAAGACCCTCGTCGATGATAGAAGAAGCCTTGGAACCATCCTTGATATTTCAGCGGGCGGCTGTGCAATAAAAAGTGCCGCTGCCCTGCCTCCTGGGAATTACCTTAAAATCGAATTTGATGATGACCATGACCGAAGCCATGCAGCCCTAGGCAGAGTGATCCGGACCAATAAAACCGGTGGAATTGGCGGTATCATGCATATCCAATTTGTTAAATTACCCCGAAAAACCTTAAATACCATAAATGCTCTGGTTTTTGAGTATGACCAGGATTGA
- the fliW gene encoding flagellar assembly protein FliW, which produces MKVATKAYGVVEVDERQKIQFPLGLLGFEQLKDYVLLDAEQQPFYWLQSIDVERVAFILVNPFLFRPDYELDIADQELQDIGIVDPKDALVFAIVTIPADGSPMTANLQGPLVINKDAHVGKQMILMDGRWKTKHDIVAELNAARKAPC; this is translated from the coding sequence ATGAAGGTAGCTACCAAAGCTTATGGTGTGGTGGAGGTAGATGAACGGCAGAAAATTCAATTTCCCTTGGGTCTGCTGGGCTTCGAACAGTTAAAAGACTATGTTTTGCTTGATGCGGAACAACAGCCCTTTTATTGGCTTCAGTCTATCGATGTGGAACGGGTAGCCTTTATTCTCGTAAACCCCTTTTTATTTAGACCGGACTATGAATTGGATATTGCAGACCAGGAATTACAGGATATTGGGATTGTGGACCCCAAGGATGCACTGGTCTTTGCCATTGTAACCATCCCTGCAGATGGTTCCCCCATGACCGCCAACTTACAGGGCCCCCTGGTAATCAATAAGGATGCCCATGTGGGAAAACAGATGATCCTCATGGATGGCCGATGGAAGACAAAACATGACATAGTGGCCGAACTGAATGCGGCAAGGAAGGCCCCATGCTGA